The region GTTCCAATCAATGGGTCGATCGATGCTTGTTAAATTGTAATTGTAATTACAGATCTGAGGAAAACCAGCAGGAAGAGCTTCCAAAATTACAGAATATCCTCTCAGATATTTTCtcacatctccatctccacacGTGTGTGTATTTTGCACATGGGGCACTGTCGCTGTGTGCTGTCCCTGTTCTCCTGCAGTGTGCCGTCACCACctgagcacagggacagcccAGCAGTGGTGACATGTGCTGACTCCTCATGCCCAGACCTCACCATCCGGTACGTGTATTCCCCCTCAAACTGATCCTAATTTTGCAAATTTACATGAGGTGGGATCTGCAAGGCTGGGCCCTACCTGTACACACCTGGAGACAAACATTTGGATACCATCAAATACCGTCTACTCTTTAGAAAGCGGCGTGTCTATTTCTATAGCCGTAGCACCACTGAGGTTGGGAAGGACCTCTAAGgccacccagtccaaccaccaacccatccccgcCATTGGACCCCACACCTCAACACAGCCCCCAGCACGGTGCCTTCCTCTGCTATTCATCTCAGACCGGCTGCCCCCAACCAACCCCGCACGCTGCTCCCAATGGCACCAACCACGCTGCGCACGGATCTGTGCCGTGCCTTCCCCGAGCCGGGGGGGTGGCCCTCTCTGCATCCCATGATAATCCCTCTCCACATTTTGGGCTTTTCCCCGTACTCACCGTCGGTGATCTCCATCTCGTAGGGCGACGGTCTCCTCTTCACCCGGTTGCTGCCGTACATGGAGAAGGAGTCCGGCTCGCCGAAGAACCCGCTGCAAACAGAGGCAGAGCGGCGTGAGGCGGCCCCGACCTCTCGGGAGATGCTCCCGGACCCCGCAGCCCACGGGGGATGTAAGGGACGCCCGGCGTGGGATACGCGCTGTGCCCGTGGGGCCATTTTCCGTCCCTGGGGCTGAGCGGGGGAGCTCCGGGAGCACCGCACAGCTCAACCCCTTTCCTCCCCGTACTCCACTACAGGACCACAGCGAAACACCCCATGTCGGCTCTACCCGTGGTGTTTCTGCCAggcttccccttccccccctccagGAACGacagttttgctcttttttcccccctttcttccttcgcaaagtttgccttttttttttcttttctcttttttctttttttttttggcgaTGACTCAgctcccctcaccccccccccccaaccaacccccttccctcctctccttcccctcagccCCGGGGACGCGGTGGGGGCCGGGGGGAGGCACGGACCTGCCGATGGTGCCCAGCGGTTGCCCCAGGTTGTAGAGCATGgccctgccggggggctgcAGCGGCAGCGCGGGGGGGCTCAGCTGCACCATGCGGGCTTCGCAGGCGGCTTCGGCGGCGCGGCACGGCTCGGCGCCCGGCGCTCTCTGCATCGCCTCCCCCGCCGCCTCTCGGCTTTTTATGTCCAAGGAGCCCCCCCGGCGCACCAGCTCGATGACGGgcacggcggcggcggggggcccGGGGGAGGGTCGGCCCGCCTCTTTGGCCGCCCCgttgagcagcagctggggctcGGCCGGCGGCTCCATGCCCCCGCGGCTGCTGTCGGGCTCGCTCGTGGGCTCCGCTTCGGGGTCGTGGCGGCGGGCATCGCGGGGGTCACTGctggggggcggcggggcgggcggcctGTCCATCGTCCTGCGGGGAGAGCAGCGCTCGGGGCGGCCCGAACCCGACAGGGGGGTCCCCCCGCTTCGGCGGCGTGACGTCACGCAGCGGCGGCGTGACGTCACGGCAGAaacacccccaccccctctcCCTTGTACCCCTGTACGAATGAccctgggaccc is a window of Gallus gallus isolate bGalGal1 chromosome 8, bGalGal1.mat.broiler.GRCg7b, whole genome shotgun sequence DNA encoding:
- the TAL1 gene encoding T-cell acute lymphocytic leukemia protein 1 homolog isoform X1; this translates as MTMDRPPAPPPPSSDPRDARRHDPEAEPTSEPDSSRGGMEPPAEPQLLLNGAAKEAGRPSPGPPAAAVPVIELVRRGGSLDIKSREAAGEAMQRAPGAEPCRAAEAACEARMVQLSPPALPLQPPGRAMLYNLGQPLGTIGSGFFGEPDSFSMYGSNRVKRRPSPYEMEITDGPHTKVVRRIFTNSRERWRQQNVNGAFAELRKLIPTHPPDKKLSKNEILRLAMKYINFLAKLLNDQEEEGNQRGKVNKDSGIVQEDLLQDMLSPNSSCGSSLDGAASPDSFTEEHDTLDSKHARNLHHTILPVEGSAQR